A stretch of Chitinophagaceae bacterium DNA encodes these proteins:
- a CDS encoding von Willebrand factor type A domain-containing protein, whose translation MKKLVAHIPLLLVAFAANAQYYLRGEITDEKNQPLQNVKILLHSKNQYFYSGTGGGFGITSNTLYDSLTLFMEGYESKSLKVNCDQWQYISLKVLPSNVNRNRPKLISVTKNLEQTSRVKWYIDNETYFQLVENDFVNTVKYPNTGFSLNVNKASYSNVRRFINMQSTVPPDAVRTEEVINYFNLHYREPAGNDLFRIESQLTSCPWDMEKMLLVLNLNARKLDLNKIPPGNFVFLIDASGSMDMPNRLPLLKAAFQLFVKNLRPIDTVSIVTYGGTVGVWLQPTSGAEKEKIIKSIEELTAMGDTPGQSAIMAAYMLANKTFIKGGSNRVIMATDGDFNVGASSEKELEELITKERQSGVYLTCLGVGMGNFKDSKLETLAKKGNGNYAYIDDIREAEKVLVKELTQTFYGVADDVFMNIQFNPNLIKEYRLIGFDNRRDAVADSTIDIEGGELGSGNSVLAYFEIVPATDQLFKEGSFVNDKVATVNMRYSRCNDTAHLNFVKECPAAFTDFKSIDRELQFATAVTMFGLKVKQSKFMRNADWPAIRAIAVESYNPNSFLQAEFLQLIDKAEAIYTKTKKKKKKGGSD comes from the coding sequence GTACTACCTTCGCGGCGAAATTACCGATGAAAAGAACCAGCCCCTTCAGAATGTAAAGATCCTTCTGCATTCTAAGAACCAGTATTTTTATTCCGGCACAGGCGGTGGTTTTGGCATCACTTCAAATACTCTCTATGATTCCCTCACATTATTCATGGAAGGGTATGAATCAAAATCACTGAAAGTGAACTGCGATCAGTGGCAGTATATCAGCCTTAAAGTACTTCCGTCAAATGTTAACCGCAACCGGCCTAAGCTGATCTCGGTTACCAAGAACCTGGAGCAAACCTCCCGCGTTAAATGGTATATAGACAATGAAACCTATTTCCAGCTGGTGGAAAATGATTTTGTAAATACGGTTAAGTATCCCAATACCGGCTTCTCCTTGAATGTAAACAAGGCATCGTACAGTAATGTGCGGCGCTTTATCAATATGCAGAGCACGGTACCCCCGGATGCCGTGCGTACAGAGGAGGTTATCAATTACTTTAACCTGCATTACCGTGAACCCGCAGGCAATGATCTTTTCCGCATCGAATCGCAACTCACATCCTGTCCCTGGGATATGGAAAAAATGCTGCTTGTCCTGAACCTCAATGCCCGGAAACTTGACCTGAATAAAATTCCTCCTGGAAATTTCGTTTTTTTGATAGACGCATCCGGCAGCATGGATATGCCCAACCGGCTTCCCCTTCTCAAAGCGGCTTTCCAGTTATTTGTAAAGAACCTCCGGCCCATAGATACCGTTTCCATCGTTACGTATGGAGGAACGGTTGGCGTCTGGCTGCAGCCTACCAGTGGAGCGGAAAAAGAAAAAATAATTAAATCAATTGAAGAGCTTACTGCGATGGGTGATACTCCCGGTCAGTCAGCTATCATGGCTGCCTATATGCTGGCCAATAAAACATTCATCAAAGGCGGCAGTAACCGGGTGATCATGGCAACCGATGGGGATTTTAATGTGGGGGCGTCTTCAGAGAAAGAACTGGAGGAATTGATAACCAAGGAAAGGCAAAGCGGGGTTTATCTTACCTGCCTGGGTGTTGGCATGGGAAATTTCAAAGACTCAAAACTGGAAACGCTGGCAAAAAAAGGGAATGGCAATTATGCATACATTGATGATATACGGGAGGCCGAAAAGGTCCTGGTGAAAGAACTTACGCAAACCTTTTATGGAGTGGCCGATGACGTATTCATGAACATACAGTTCAACCCAAATCTTATAAAGGAATACCGGCTGATCGGTTTTGATAACCGCCGGGATGCAGTGGCCGACAGCACCATTGACATAGAGGGAGGCGAATTGGGAAGCGGGAACAGCGTGCTGGCTTATTTTGAGATCGTGCCTGCCACAGACCAGCTTTTTAAAGAAGGATCTTTTGTGAATGATAAAGTGGCAACCGTGAATATGCGTTACAGCCGGTGCAATGATACCGCCCACCTGAATTTTGTAAAAGAATGTCCGGCTGCGTTCACAGATTTTAAAAGTATTGACCGGGAACTGCAGTTTGCAACAGCAGTTACCATGTTCGGGTTGAAGGTAAAGCAATCAAAGTTCATGCGGAATGCCGACTGGCCTGCTATACGGGCAATCGCTGTGGAATCGTATAATCCAAACAGTTTTTTGCAGGCAGAATTCCTTCAGTTGATAGATAAAGCCGAAGCGATTTATACCAAAACAAAAAAGAAAAAGAAGAAAGGCGGGTCCGATTAA
- the dnaJ gene encoding molecular chaperone DnaJ: MSKKDFYEILGVSKSAGQDEIKKAYRKVAMQYHPDRNPGDKAAEEKFKEAAEAYEVLSDTDKRAQYDRFGHQAFSPGRGGGGGYSGGGMNMDDIFSQFGDIFGDDNPFGSFFGGGGGGRRSSGGRSRGQRGSNLRVKLKLNFEEIAKGTQKTIKVKKYVICNTCNGSGAKDKNSVQTCGTCGGSGQVRRVQNTFLGQMQTVTTCPTCNGEGSTVTHKCTACKGDGRIYGEETVTIDIPAGVQEGMQLSLSGKGNAGERGGAPGDLIVLIEEESHPQLHRDGLNVAYDLHISIPDAVFGTQVEVPTIDGRAKIKIPAGTQSGKIFRLKGKGFPNVNSYEKGDQLIQVNVWTPQNVSDEEKKMLEKMQLSENFRPKPEKNEKSFFDKVREMFS, encoded by the coding sequence ATGTCGAAGAAAGATTTTTACGAAATACTGGGTGTATCCAAAAGTGCAGGCCAGGACGAGATAAAAAAAGCATACCGTAAGGTTGCAATGCAATATCATCCTGACCGTAACCCCGGGGACAAAGCTGCGGAAGAAAAATTCAAGGAGGCTGCGGAAGCGTATGAAGTACTGAGCGATACCGATAAACGTGCGCAATATGACCGTTTTGGTCACCAGGCATTCAGCCCGGGCCGTGGCGGTGGCGGCGGTTACAGTGGTGGCGGCATGAACATGGATGATATATTCAGCCAGTTTGGCGACATCTTCGGCGATGATAATCCGTTCGGTAGTTTCTTTGGTGGAGGTGGTGGTGGCAGGAGAAGTTCGGGCGGGAGAAGCCGCGGCCAGCGTGGCAGCAACCTGAGGGTAAAACTTAAGCTGAATTTTGAAGAGATCGCCAAGGGTACACAAAAGACCATCAAGGTAAAGAAATACGTGATTTGCAACACCTGCAACGGCAGTGGTGCAAAAGACAAGAACAGCGTACAAACCTGCGGCACCTGTGGCGGAAGCGGCCAGGTAAGGCGGGTACAAAATACGTTCTTAGGTCAAATGCAAACGGTGACCACCTGCCCCACATGCAATGGAGAAGGCAGCACGGTTACTCATAAATGCACCGCCTGCAAAGGCGATGGAAGGATCTACGGAGAAGAAACCGTGACCATTGACATACCAGCCGGCGTACAGGAAGGAATGCAGCTTAGTTTAAGCGGCAAAGGAAATGCAGGAGAAAGGGGCGGTGCCCCCGGCGACCTGATCGTTCTTATCGAAGAAGAATCACATCCACAACTTCACAGGGATGGGCTGAATGTGGCCTATGATCTTCATATATCAATACCGGATGCGGTATTTGGCACCCAGGTGGAAGTGCCTACCATTGATGGCCGGGCCAAGATCAAGATACCTGCCGGAACACAAAGCGGAAAAATATTCAGGCTTAAAGGAAAAGGCTTTCCCAATGTAAACAGCTATGAAAAAGGCGACCAGTTGATACAGGTGAATGTATGGACGCCCCAGAACGTATCGGATGAAGAAAAGAAAATGCTGGAGAAAATGCAGTTGTCTGAAAACTTCAGGCCCAAGCCGGAGAAAAATGAAAAGTCCTTCTTTGATAAGGTAAGGGAGATGTTCTCTTAA
- a CDS encoding nucleotide exchange factor GrpE produces MEEKETMTPEKDEMNINADADVPGNTHLSNPGAEDAMEKLQAELQEQKDKYLRLFAEFDNFKRRNAKEKLEMIQTAGKDVISSLLEVLDDCERAEKQLEESEDIINNKKGVQLVFTKLRNTLQAKGLKAMETVNTDFDVEKHEAITEIEVPEKQKGKVVDEVEKGYYLNDKIIRFAKVVVGK; encoded by the coding sequence ATGGAAGAAAAAGAAACAATGACGCCGGAAAAAGACGAAATGAACATTAATGCCGATGCCGATGTACCCGGGAATACGCATTTAAGCAACCCAGGGGCAGAGGATGCCATGGAAAAACTACAGGCCGAATTGCAGGAACAGAAGGATAAATACCTGCGCCTTTTCGCCGAATTCGACAATTTTAAACGCCGCAATGCAAAGGAAAAACTGGAAATGATACAAACGGCGGGTAAGGATGTGATCTCCTCCTTGCTGGAAGTATTGGATGATTGCGAACGTGCCGAAAAACAACTGGAGGAAAGCGAAGATATTATCAACAATAAAAAAGGGGTTCAACTGGTATTTACTAAACTGAGGAATACCCTCCAGGCAAAAGGGTTAAAGGCAATGGAAACCGTAAACACCGATTTTGATGTGGAGAAACATGAGGCCATCACGGAAATAGAAGTACCTGAAAAACAGAAAGGCAAAGTGGTAGATGAAGTTGAAAAGGGATATTACCTCAATGATAAAATAATCCGCTTTGCAAAAGTGGTGGTTGGCAAATAA
- a CDS encoding class I SAM-dependent rRNA methyltransferase, translating to MKGIFLNKNISRRVELGHPWIFANEVNRGKALDAAAAAGEIVNVFTHDKKFIGRGYINPKSQIMVRLLTRDKDEIIDEDFFLNRILKAWEYRQRIGYTENCRLVFGEADDLPQLIIDKFNDHFVIQTLALGIDVWKPAIVKALEKIFSPKGIYERNDVPVRELEGLEQQKGFLSDAFDTNIQITENGIRFHVDIAQGQKTGFFLDQQDNRRAIQHIVKDADVLGAFCYTGSFEISAAHFGARSVLGLDISQYAIEMCNKNAALNALDNICRFECVNAFDVLKEWAKEGKQWDVVMLDPPSFTKSRASIDKAIAGYKEINLRGMKLVKPGGFLVTSSCTNLVQPKLFLDTILLAAQDAKRRIRQVVFNTQSADHPVIPGQENTQYLKFLIVQVM from the coding sequence ATGAAAGGTATTTTTTTGAATAAAAACATCAGCCGCCGGGTGGAACTCGGCCATCCCTGGATATTTGCAAACGAGGTAAACCGGGGTAAGGCGCTGGATGCGGCAGCAGCGGCAGGTGAAATAGTCAATGTATTCACCCATGATAAGAAATTCATCGGAAGGGGGTATATAAACCCAAAATCGCAGATAATGGTGCGCCTGCTCACCCGGGATAAGGATGAAATCATAGATGAGGATTTCTTTTTAAACCGGATATTGAAGGCCTGGGAATACCGGCAAAGGATTGGGTATACCGAAAACTGCCGGTTGGTGTTTGGAGAGGCAGATGACCTGCCCCAGCTCATCATCGACAAATTCAACGATCACTTTGTGATCCAGACCCTGGCCCTGGGAATAGATGTATGGAAGCCGGCTATCGTTAAGGCCCTTGAAAAAATATTCAGTCCCAAAGGGATCTATGAGCGTAATGATGTACCCGTTCGGGAACTGGAAGGACTGGAACAGCAAAAAGGCTTTTTATCGGATGCGTTTGATACGAACATACAAATTACAGAGAACGGGATAAGATTTCATGTGGATATTGCCCAGGGACAAAAGACCGGGTTCTTTTTAGACCAGCAGGACAACCGCCGCGCCATTCAGCATATTGTTAAGGATGCAGATGTACTTGGCGCATTTTGTTACACCGGTTCTTTTGAAATAAGTGCGGCTCATTTTGGTGCCCGGTCTGTGCTTGGACTGGATATATCTCAATATGCCATTGAGATGTGCAACAAAAATGCTGCATTAAATGCGCTGGACAACATATGCCGGTTTGAATGTGTGAATGCATTTGATGTACTGAAGGAATGGGCTAAAGAAGGAAAACAATGGGATGTGGTGATGCTGGACCCGCCCTCGTTCACCAAAAGCAGGGCAAGTATTGATAAGGCCATTGCCGGGTATAAGGAAATAAACCTGCGGGGTATGAAACTGGTGAAGCCGGGAGGTTTCCTGGTCACGTCAAGCTGTACCAACCTGGTGCAGCCCAAATTATTCCTGGATACCATACTGCTGGCAGCCCAGGATGCAAAAAGAAGAATAAGGCAGGTGGTTTTTAATACACAGTCGGCAGATCATCCCGTGATACCGGGACAGGAAAATACACAGTATCTGAAATTTCTGATCGTACAGGTAATGTAA
- a CDS encoding T9SS type A sorting domain-containing protein gives MLKPYPIPATTVINFDFQYGYDKSYSLQIYNFMGKKVNEVSKVSPKITLPLDDFYRGIYIYQLRDKSGKIIDSGKFQVVK, from the coding sequence TTGTTAAAACCGTATCCAATTCCCGCCACCACGGTGATCAATTTCGATTTCCAGTATGGCTATGATAAGTCGTATTCCCTGCAGATATATAATTTCATGGGCAAAAAAGTGAACGAAGTGAGTAAGGTTTCTCCAAAGATCACTTTACCCCTGGATGATTTTTACCGTGGCATCTACATTTACCAGCTAAGGGACAAGAGCGGAAAGATCATTGATTCCGGAAAGTTCCAGGTGGTCAAGTAA
- a CDS encoding redoxin domain-containing protein: MAIEPGKPAPDFTLFDTGKNKVSLSGLKGKNVLLLFFPQAFTSTCTKELCAVRDDISRYSNANAQVIGISVDSVFTLKKYKEDQHYDFPLLSDFNKEVSALYGSLYNEWILGMKGVSKRSAFVIDKAGIIRYAEVLENAGDIPDFNTINQVLDSLD; the protein is encoded by the coding sequence ATGGCAATTGAACCCGGAAAACCCGCCCCTGATTTTACTTTATTTGATACCGGAAAAAACAAAGTAAGTTTATCGGGCCTTAAAGGAAAGAATGTACTCCTTCTGTTCTTCCCCCAGGCATTTACCAGTACCTGTACAAAAGAATTATGCGCCGTAAGGGATGATATAAGCCGTTACAGCAATGCAAATGCGCAGGTGATCGGGATCTCCGTAGATTCCGTTTTTACCCTGAAAAAGTATAAAGAGGACCAGCATTATGATTTCCCCCTGCTGAGTGATTTCAATAAAGAAGTTTCTGCACTTTATGGAAGTTTGTATAATGAATGGATACTCGGTATGAAGGGAGTAAGCAAACGGTCGGCCTTTGTAATTGATAAGGCTGGTATCATACGCTACGCTGAAGTGCTGGAAAATGCAGGTGATATACCCGATTTTAATACTATAAACCAGGTCCTGGACAGCCTTGATTGA
- a CDS encoding aquaporin has translation MNKYITELIGAFFLVMGAILGGAVGASLALMIMVYAGGHVSGGHYNPAVTLSVWMRGKIEMKDAVMYWIFQFAGALIAALIVMYVFSNEGSGECRATEGWGTKAIIAEMLGTFALAYVVLNVATARGTSGNSFYGIAIGGTVLAMATAVGSFSGGAFNPAVAIGLCMQHSFCWDHSWVYFVGDLGGGALAAIAFSFINPDDK, from the coding sequence ATGAACAAGTACATAACGGAGTTAATCGGCGCCTTCTTCCTGGTAATGGGGGCGATATTGGGTGGCGCTGTAGGGGCATCATTGGCATTGATGATAATGGTGTATGCAGGGGGTCATGTATCGGGGGGCCATTACAATCCGGCAGTTACATTATCCGTATGGATGAGGGGGAAAATTGAAATGAAGGATGCGGTCATGTACTGGATATTTCAGTTTGCGGGAGCTTTGATTGCCGCTTTAATAGTGATGTATGTTTTTTCAAATGAAGGAAGTGGCGAATGCAGGGCAACCGAAGGATGGGGTACAAAAGCCATTATAGCAGAAATGCTGGGAACATTTGCGTTAGCGTATGTTGTACTGAATGTGGCTACGGCCAGGGGAACCAGCGGGAACAGCTTTTATGGGATCGCCATTGGCGGAACCGTATTGGCAATGGCTACTGCCGTAGGTAGTTTTTCGGGCGGGGCTTTTAACCCGGCCGTAGCAATAGGGTTATGCATGCAACACAGCTTTTGCTGGGATCATAGTTGGGTGTATTTTGTTGGTGACCTCGGTGGTGGCGCTTTGGCAGCCATTGCTTTCAGCTTTATCAATCCCGACGATAAATAG
- a CDS encoding DUF1573 domain-containing protein, protein MKKLLSLAVAFAFSSFLFAQKKAADVAKFTSETIDLGKIKQGMPTTATFVVTNIGTEPLIIEQASPTCGCTIGDYTKSPIAPGKTGTISATYNAAALNHFDKHLTVKFAGIDESKSITITGDVLSTEDYDKWLAETNEAKKKNETPAPPVKSGKPAAKNSLSKSNN, encoded by the coding sequence ATGAAGAAATTATTATCCCTGGCAGTCGCTTTTGCCTTCAGTTCATTTTTGTTTGCACAAAAAAAGGCCGCTGATGTAGCCAAATTCACTTCTGAGACCATTGACCTGGGTAAGATCAAACAGGGTATGCCTACTACTGCCACGTTCGTTGTTACAAACATCGGCACAGAACCATTGATCATTGAACAGGCCAGCCCAACATGCGGTTGTACCATTGGTGACTATACAAAATCTCCTATTGCCCCTGGCAAAACCGGAACGATCTCAGCCACTTACAATGCTGCGGCTTTAAATCATTTCGACAAACACCTGACCGTTAAGTTTGCCGGCATTGATGAATCAAAAAGCATTACCATCACCGGCGACGTTTTAAGTACTGAAGACTATGACAAATGGCTTGCGGAGACCAATGAAGCAAAAAAGAAAAACGAAACCCCTGCTCCACCGGTAAAATCGGGCAAACCGGCTGCTAAAAATTCCTTATCAAAGAGTAACAACTAA
- a CDS encoding DUF1573 domain-containing protein — translation MKKIFTLIAAVACFSAVHAQQLSTAAPAKPVVVSTDAGSIAQADNLLVLKETEYDFGKIPQGKPVTHIFEVFNKSNAELKISNVHASCGCTTPEWEKDKVIAPGGSTKITVGYNAAAEGPFTKFITVSYNENQSKQITIKGEVWKTPGSSAPENKGLNDLKN, via the coding sequence ATGAAAAAAATATTTACACTTATTGCAGCAGTAGCCTGCTTTTCTGCAGTTCATGCACAGCAATTATCCACAGCAGCCCCGGCAAAACCAGTGGTTGTTTCAACGGATGCCGGCAGCATTGCACAGGCCGATAACCTGTTGGTTTTAAAAGAGACCGAATACGATTTTGGTAAAATACCGCAGGGAAAACCCGTTACCCATATTTTTGAAGTATTCAACAAAAGCAATGCAGAACTGAAGATCAGTAATGTTCATGCAAGTTGCGGATGCACCACCCCTGAATGGGAAAAAGACAAGGTGATCGCCCCGGGCGGATCAACCAAGATCACCGTTGGATATAATGCCGCTGCAGAAGGCCCCTTCACCAAGTTCATTACGGTTTCTTATAACGAGAACCAGTCCAAACAGATCACGATCAAAGGAGAGGTTTGGAAAACACCCGGAAGTTCTGCCCCGGAAAATAAAGGCCTGAACGATCTAAAAAATTAA
- a CDS encoding transketolase, translating to MDTTNNNEAALAEKLSFDNFRNEVLKDYRVACESRETSLLGRKEVLTGKAKFGIFGDGKEVAQVAMAKFFRPGDFRAGYYRDQTFMFASGLATIEQFFSQLYADPDVANDPFSAGRQMNAHFATKMVDENGDWLNLADRKNVSSDIAPTAGQMPRALGLAFASKAFRTIKEIHSLNNLSNNGNEVCFCTIGDASTSEGHFWETINAAGVLQVPLAVFVWDDGYGISVPKKYQTTKASISDALKGFQKKEGTNGVDIYKLKGWDYAGMCEILEPAIQKIRNTHTPAIFHVEEITQPQGHSTSGSHERYKTPGRLEWEKEWDGLKQMREWILANALAEPEELNNIEENAKQFARESKGKAWEKYIIPVKQMVDRAIETMRPLEQVYPSVKQVADELAALREPMRRDIMRSLATVLDLAEGSSSAREVKQLYGSFKTENAGLYNSYLYNGGPRSALKVPAIDPYYTDNAPLVNGYEVLNRYFDELFATNNKVIAFGEDLGHIGDVNQGFSGLQEKYGTERIFDTGIRELTIMGQGIGLSLRGLRPIAEIQYLDYLLYGLQPLSDDVCTTHFRTAGQQSCPLIVRTRGHRLEGIWHSGSPMGMIINALRGMYVCVPRNMVQAAGMYNTLLQSNDPGLVIECLNGYRLKEKLPSNLMTYTVPLGVPEIIKEGTDITLVSYGSTLRIVSEAADTLDKMGISCEVVDVQTLLPFDINHAIVGSLKKTNRIVFIDEDVPGGAAAYMFNKVMEEQGGYKFLDVSPRTITAKAHRPSYGSDGDYFSKPNTEDIIAVIKEMMAE from the coding sequence ATGGATACAACCAATAATAACGAGGCTGCTTTAGCGGAAAAACTGAGTTTCGACAACTTCAGGAATGAAGTACTGAAAGACTACCGGGTTGCCTGTGAGAGCAGGGAAACCAGCCTGTTGGGAAGAAAGGAAGTGCTGACCGGCAAGGCCAAATTCGGGATCTTCGGCGACGGGAAGGAAGTGGCCCAGGTTGCCATGGCCAAATTCTTCCGGCCGGGCGATTTCCGGGCTGGTTATTACCGTGACCAGACCTTTATGTTTGCAAGCGGTCTTGCCACGATCGAACAGTTTTTTTCCCAGTTATATGCAGACCCGGATGTTGCCAATGACCCCTTTAGTGCAGGCCGGCAGATGAATGCACACTTCGCCACAAAGATGGTTGATGAGAACGGCGATTGGCTTAACCTGGCTGACCGAAAGAATGTGAGCAGCGATATTGCACCTACTGCCGGCCAGATGCCCCGTGCATTGGGTCTAGCCTTTGCTTCAAAAGCATTCCGTACTATCAAGGAAATCCATTCATTGAATAACCTGAGCAATAACGGGAACGAAGTTTGCTTCTGCACCATCGGCGATGCTTCAACCAGTGAGGGGCATTTTTGGGAAACGATCAATGCAGCCGGTGTGCTGCAGGTTCCCCTGGCTGTTTTTGTATGGGATGACGGTTATGGCATTTCTGTTCCAAAAAAATACCAGACCACCAAAGCCTCCATCTCGGATGCCTTAAAAGGATTTCAGAAAAAAGAAGGAACCAATGGGGTGGATATTTATAAACTGAAAGGCTGGGATTATGCCGGTATGTGTGAGATCCTGGAACCGGCCATCCAGAAGATACGGAATACACATACGCCAGCCATTTTTCATGTAGAAGAGATCACCCAGCCACAGGGGCACTCAACGTCCGGAAGCCACGAAAGGTATAAAACACCCGGGCGTCTCGAATGGGAAAAGGAATGGGACGGACTGAAACAAATGAGGGAATGGATCCTGGCCAATGCACTGGCAGAACCAGAAGAACTGAATAATATTGAAGAGAATGCCAAACAATTTGCAAGAGAAAGCAAAGGGAAGGCATGGGAAAAGTATATCATTCCTGTAAAACAAATGGTAGACCGTGCAATTGAAACAATGCGACCCCTGGAACAGGTCTATCCATCTGTAAAACAGGTTGCTGATGAACTGGCTGCACTGCGGGAACCCATGCGCAGGGATATAATGAGGTCCCTGGCAACCGTTCTTGACCTGGCGGAAGGTAGTTCTTCTGCCCGGGAAGTAAAACAGCTTTATGGATCCTTCAAAACGGAGAATGCCGGTCTTTATAACAGTTACCTCTACAACGGGGGCCCCCGGTCTGCATTAAAGGTACCGGCCATCGATCCTTATTATACCGATAACGCTCCTTTGGTGAACGGCTATGAAGTGCTGAACAGGTATTTTGATGAGCTGTTTGCAACCAACAATAAAGTGATCGCTTTTGGGGAAGACCTGGGCCATATCGGCGATGTGAACCAGGGATTCAGTGGTTTGCAGGAAAAGTATGGCACAGAAAGGATCTTCGATACCGGCATACGGGAGCTTACCATCATGGGGCAGGGCATTGGTTTATCATTAAGAGGTTTAAGGCCCATTGCCGAGATCCAGTACCTCGATTATTTACTCTACGGGTTACAACCGCTCAGCGATGATGTTTGTACAACCCATTTCCGCACAGCCGGCCAGCAGAGTTGTCCCCTGATAGTACGGACAAGGGGGCACAGGCTTGAGGGTATCTGGCACAGCGGTTCGCCCATGGGGATGATCATAAATGCACTCCGGGGCATGTATGTTTGTGTGCCCCGTAATATGGTTCAGGCTGCCGGTATGTATAATACACTGTTGCAAAGTAATGATCCGGGCCTGGTGATCGAATGCCTGAACGGCTACCGGTTAAAAGAAAAACTGCCTTCCAATCTGATGACCTATACCGTACCGCTTGGTGTGCCTGAAATAATAAAAGAAGGAACAGATATAACCCTGGTAAGCTATGGTTCCACGTTACGTATTGTATCGGAAGCAGCAGACACCCTGGATAAAATGGGCATTAGCTGTGAAGTGGTTGATGTGCAGACCTTATTGCCATTCGATATCAATCATGCCATTGTTGGGTCGCTTAAAAAAACAAACCGCATTGTTTTTATTGATGAAGACGTGCCTGGTGGGGCAGCGGCCTATATGTTCAATAAAGTGATGGAAGAACAGGGAGGCTACAAATTCCTGGATGTTTCACCAAGAACAATCACTGCAAAAGCACACCGGCCTTCCTATGGCAGTGACGGGGATTATTTCAGCAAGCCCAATACGGAAGACATCATTGCAGTGATCAAAGAAATGATGGCTGAATAA
- a CDS encoding PhzF family phenazine biosynthesis protein: protein MKLTLFQIDAFASKIFSGNPAAVIPLEKWLDEKLMQQIAMENNLSETVFFVPAQNKAADFDIRWFTPEVEINLCGHATLASAYVLFNILNFDRPEIRFSSLSGVLKVTREDDLICMDFPSWKPERLDIYPDELSFILDHAEIVGVYKHRDILVELMNEDAVKNCQPDFSLMKKQIDKLIITAPGDAARSDASSDRSGNTPGPVKTSGHVDFVSRFFAPGAGIDEDPVTGSAHSQLIPFWAEKLGKNKLHALQLSKRGGELWCEQRGDRVLMKGKGVYYMKGEIELRS, encoded by the coding sequence ATGAAATTGACCTTATTCCAAATTGATGCATTTGCAAGCAAGATTTTCAGCGGCAACCCGGCTGCTGTGATTCCTTTGGAAAAATGGCTGGATGAAAAACTGATGCAGCAGATTGCCATGGAGAATAATCTTTCCGAAACGGTTTTTTTTGTTCCTGCACAAAATAAGGCTGCCGACTTTGATATCCGTTGGTTCACCCCCGAAGTGGAGATCAATCTTTGTGGCCATGCTACCCTGGCAAGCGCATATGTACTCTTCAATATTTTGAATTTTGACAGGCCGGAGATCCGCTTCAGTTCTTTAAGCGGTGTTTTGAAAGTGACCAGGGAAGATGATCTTATCTGCATGGACTTCCCTTCCTGGAAGCCTGAGCGGCTGGATATTTATCCCGATGAACTTTCTTTTATCCTGGATCATGCAGAAATTGTGGGCGTGTACAAACACAGGGATATTTTAGTTGAGCTGATGAATGAGGACGCAGTAAAGAACTGCCAGCCCGATTTTTCATTGATGAAAAAGCAGATCGATAAGTTGATCATCACGGCCCCGGGAGATGCTGCCCGGTCTGACGCCTCGTCTGACCGTTCAGGAAATACACCAGGGCCAGTCAAGACGTCAGGCCATGTTGATTTTGTATCCCGCTTTTTTGCTCCCGGCGCCGGCATCGACGAGGACCCTGTAACCGGCTCGGCACATTCACAGTTAATTCCTTTCTGGGCCGAAAAACTAGGTAAGAATAAATTACATGCTTTGCAGCTTTCCAAACGTGGCGGTGAACTCTGGTGTGAGCAAAGGGGAGACCGGGTACTCATGAAAGGTAAGGGAGTGTACTATATGAAGGGTGAAATAGAGTTAAGGTCATAG
- a CDS encoding dodecin domain-containing protein has product MAIVKVIEVIASSPKGFDDAVKQAVKEVSKTVRNIDSVWIKDQKVHVKDGKISSYGVVCKVSFRVSGK; this is encoded by the coding sequence ATGGCAATCGTAAAAGTTATCGAAGTGATCGCATCATCCCCCAAGGGGTTTGATGATGCTGTAAAGCAGGCCGTTAAAGAAGTAAGTAAAACCGTCCGCAATATTGATTCCGTCTGGATCAAAGACCAGAAGGTGCATGTAAAAGACGGTAAGATCAGCTCCTATGGTGTGGTCTGTAAAGTATCGTTCCGGGTTTCGGGAAAATAA